One genomic window of Phoenix dactylifera cultivar Barhee BC4 unplaced genomic scaffold, palm_55x_up_171113_PBpolish2nd_filt_p 000524F, whole genome shotgun sequence includes the following:
- the LOC120106314 gene encoding chromosome alignment-maintaining phosphoprotein 1-like, with protein sequence MMASAVVNIVGVSPEGFLDFPPASYSPYGWLSPRISLSRDHADGDQPAPASTAALAAPSCNPLEELETASNDLVDFEFRLDDPVAMLPADELFSDGKLVPLQPSPAASKLPDESSSEIRSPEPLKSRRRAENAAGLDPYVFSPKAPRCSSRWRELLGLKKAQTPKPDSRKPVVAASNNPNPKSLKHLLHRNPRSRPADSSLSLPLLHDLDTESVSISSRLSVSSSGPDHEDLPRISLDSEKPAAQIPISLSRNPPRVRVARARSAAATAAGESHPPARIGRSTVRRAADPGAPPPPPRGLSVDSPRINPAGKIVFQGLERSSSSPGSFHGGPSVRPRGMERSYSAIVRVTPVLNVPVCSLRGSAKSVSVFAFGQLFSAQKKDRDGSSTGSHSSGRSGNAGGAKIKGDKSSRD encoded by the coding sequence ATGATGGCCTCGGCCGTGGTAAACATCGTTGGAGTGTCGCCGGAGGGCTTCCTCGACTTCCCGCCGGCGTCCTACTCCCCCTACGGCTGGCTCAGCCCTCGGATCTCGCTCAGCCGCGACCACGCTGACGGCGACCAGCCCGCCCCTGCCTCCACCGCCGCCCTGGCGGCTCCTTCCTGTAACCCGTTGGAAGAGCTGGAGACCGCCAGCAATGACCTGGTCGACTTCGAGTTCCGGCTGGACGATCCCGTCGCCATGCTCCCCGCTGACGAGCTCTTCTCTGACGGGAAGCTGGTCCCCCTGCAGCCGTCGCCGGCGGCGTCGAAGCTGCCTGATGAGTCCTCCTCCGAGATCCGGTCGCCCGAGCCGCTGAAGtcgcggcggagggcggagaaCGCCGCTGGATTGGACCCCTACGTCTTCTCTCCCAAGGCGCCACGGTGTTCCAGCCGGTGGAGGGAGCTACTCGGCCTCAAGAAGGCACAAACCCCGAAGCCCGATTCCCGGAAGCCCGTCGTCGCCGCTTCCAATAACCCGAACCCCAAATCTCTGAAGCATTTGCTCCATCGGAACCCAAGATCGCGGCCGGCGGACTCGTCCTTGAGCCTCCCGCTGCTCCACGACTTGGACACCGAGTCGGTGTCCATCTCCTCCCGGCTgtccgtttcctcctccggtCCCGACCACGAGGACCTCCCCAGGATCTCCCTCGACTCCGAGAAACCGGCGGCCCAGATCCCGATCTCGCTGAGCCGGAACCCGCCGCGGGTCCGGGTGGCCCGGGCGAGATCCGCTGCCGCCACCGCGGCAGGCGAATCCCACCCACCGGCGAGGATCGGCCGGAGCACGGTCCGGCGTGCGGCAGACCCGGGggcgccgccgcctccgccgcggGGGTTGTCGGTGGACAGCCCGCGGATAAACCCGGCGGGGAAGATCGTGTTCCAGGGCTTGGAAAGGAGCTCGAGCAGCCCAGGAAGCTTCCACGGCGGTCCGAGTGTCCGGCCCAGGGGCATGGAGCGGTCTTACTCGGCCATCGTCCGGGTCACCCCGGTCCTCAACGTGCCTGTCTGCTCTCTCCGCGGCTCGGCCAAGTCGGTATCGGTTTTCGCGTTCGGCCAGCTCTTTTCGGCCCAGAAGAAGGACCGGGACGGTTCGTCGACCGGTTCGCATTCATCAGGCCGGAGCGGGAATGCCGGTGGGGCTAAGATCAAGGGCGACAAATCTTCGAGAGATTAG